The following proteins are encoded in a genomic region of Stutzerimonas stutzeri:
- a CDS encoding YfgM family protein, with amino-acid sequence MTSGTEEEQLAQIKEWWQRNGKPLLLGGALALVVVFGWQFWQKHQLNQAQSASALYQQLLNVALAEGGADTAEVSRLGNLLKKEFSGSHYAQYGSLFLAKVAVETGRLDEAAADLRSVLDKPADQTLEELARQRLARVLSAQDKAEEALALLKGEAVKAFAASREELKGDLLVQLKRPDEAQAAYSKAKDLLSQDAAIGGLQLKLDDLARGEA; translated from the coding sequence GTGACCTCGGGTACCGAAGAAGAACAGCTGGCGCAGATCAAGGAGTGGTGGCAGCGCAACGGTAAGCCGTTGCTGCTGGGAGGCGCACTCGCGCTGGTGGTGGTGTTTGGCTGGCAGTTCTGGCAGAAGCATCAGCTCAACCAGGCGCAGAGCGCCTCCGCCCTGTATCAGCAGTTGCTGAACGTTGCGCTGGCCGAGGGCGGAGCCGATACGGCCGAGGTCTCACGACTGGGCAATCTGCTGAAGAAGGAATTTTCCGGTTCGCACTACGCCCAGTACGGCAGCCTCTTCCTGGCCAAGGTGGCGGTGGAGACGGGACGTCTCGATGAGGCGGCGGCGGACCTGCGCAGCGTGCTGGATAAGCCTGCCGACCAAACCCTCGAAGAGCTCGCTCGTCAGCGACTGGCGCGTGTGCTGTCGGCGCAGGACAAAGCCGAGGAAGCGCTGGCGTTGCTGAAAGGCGAGGCCGTGAAGGCCTTTGCTGCCAGTCGCGAAGAGCTCAAAGGCGACCTGCTCGTCCAGCTGAAGCGTCCGGATGAAGCGCAAGCGGCCTATTCCAAGGCGAAAGATTTGCTCTCGCAGGATGCCGCAATCGGTGGCCTGCAGTTGAAACTGGACGACCTGGCTCGTGGAGAGGCGTGA
- the hisS gene encoding histidine--tRNA ligase — protein sequence MSKSLQAIRGMNDILPAQTPVWRYLETTFAQLLDSYGYSEIRLPILEFTDLFARGIGEGTDVVDKEMYTFLDRNEESLTLRPEGTAGCVRAVLEHGMTGGGQVQKLWYAGPMFRYEKPQKGRYRQFHQIGVEVFNQPGPDIDAELIVLTARLWKRLGMSDAVTLQLNSLGSSEARATYRDALVAYLQQHYEQLDEDSQRRLTSNPLRILDSKNAQTQALLVDAPTLHDYLDDESRAHFEGLKARLEAAGISYQINPKLVRGLDYYGRTVFEWVTDKLGAQGTVCAGGRYDGLVSQFGGKPTPGVGFAMGIERLVLLLETLELVPEELNQPAHAFICAFGEAAELAALGLAERLRDALPGLRLLVNAGGGSFKSQFKKADKSGARYALILGDDELAGRVVGCKPLRDDSEQQSIAWDALPERLAACLA from the coding sequence TTGAGCAAGTCCCTGCAAGCCATCCGTGGCATGAACGACATCCTGCCGGCCCAGACGCCGGTCTGGCGCTACCTTGAGACGACGTTCGCCCAACTGCTCGACAGCTATGGGTACAGCGAAATCCGCCTGCCCATCCTCGAGTTCACCGACCTGTTCGCACGGGGCATCGGCGAGGGCACCGATGTGGTCGACAAGGAGATGTATACCTTTCTCGACCGCAACGAAGAGTCGCTGACGCTACGCCCTGAAGGCACGGCCGGCTGCGTGCGTGCCGTGCTCGAACATGGCATGACCGGTGGCGGTCAGGTGCAGAAGCTCTGGTATGCCGGCCCGATGTTTCGCTACGAAAAACCGCAGAAGGGGCGGTACCGTCAGTTCCATCAGATTGGGGTAGAGGTTTTCAATCAGCCTGGCCCGGATATCGATGCCGAGCTCATCGTCTTGACCGCCCGGCTCTGGAAGCGCCTCGGAATGTCCGATGCGGTCACGCTGCAGCTCAACAGCCTGGGGTCCAGCGAAGCTCGCGCGACCTACCGAGACGCGCTGGTCGCATATCTGCAACAGCATTACGAGCAGCTCGACGAAGACAGCCAGCGCCGGCTGACCAGCAACCCGCTGCGCATTCTGGACAGCAAGAACGCCCAGACCCAGGCGTTGCTGGTCGATGCGCCAACGCTGCATGACTACCTCGACGACGAGTCGCGAGCTCACTTCGAAGGCCTCAAGGCGCGTCTCGAGGCGGCCGGGATCAGCTATCAGATCAACCCTAAGCTGGTGCGCGGTCTGGACTATTACGGTCGCACCGTCTTCGAATGGGTCACTGACAAGTTGGGCGCGCAGGGCACCGTCTGTGCCGGTGGCCGCTATGACGGACTGGTCAGCCAGTTCGGCGGCAAGCCTACGCCGGGTGTGGGGTTCGCCATGGGCATCGAGCGCCTGGTGCTGCTGCTGGAAACCCTGGAGCTGGTTCCGGAGGAACTGAATCAGCCCGCGCATGCCTTCATTTGCGCCTTCGGCGAAGCCGCCGAATTGGCGGCGCTCGGCTTGGCCGAGCGGCTGCGTGATGCCTTGCCGGGCCTTCGCCTGCTGGTCAATGCCGGTGGCGGTAGCTTCAAGAGCCAGTTCAAGAAAGCCGACAAGAGCGGTGCGCGCTATGCGCTGATTCTGGGTGACGACGAACTGGCAGGGCGCGTGGTAGGTTGCAAGCCGCTGCGTGACGACAGCGAACAACAAAGCATTGCCTGGGATGCTCTACCCGAGCGTCTGGCTGCCTGTCTGGCTTGA
- the ispG gene encoding flavodoxin-dependent (E)-4-hydroxy-3-methylbut-2-enyl-diphosphate synthase, whose translation MHSESPIKRRPTRKIWVGNVPVGGDAPIAVQSMTNTETCDVEATVAQIERLQNAGADIVRVSVPSMEAAEAFGKIKQRVSLPLVADIHFDYQIALRVAELGVDCLRINPGNIGREDRVRAVVEAARDRGIPIRIGVNAGSLEKDLQKKYGEPTPEALVESALRHVEHLDRLNFPDFKVSVKASDVFMAVAAYRLLADKIEQPLHLGITEAGGLRSGTVKSAVGLGMLLAEGIGDTIRISLAADPVEEIKVGFDILKSLRLRSRGINFIACPSCSRQNFDVVKTMNELEGRLDDLLVPMDVAVIGCVVNGPGEAKEAHIGLTGGTPNNLIYIDGKPAQKLNNENLVDELEQLIRRKASEKAESDAALILRS comes from the coding sequence ATGCATAGCGAGTCCCCTATCAAGCGCCGGCCTACTCGAAAGATCTGGGTCGGCAATGTACCGGTCGGTGGCGATGCGCCTATCGCCGTGCAGAGCATGACCAATACCGAAACCTGTGATGTCGAGGCGACCGTCGCCCAGATCGAGCGCCTGCAGAATGCCGGTGCCGACATCGTGCGGGTCTCGGTGCCTTCCATGGAGGCTGCCGAAGCCTTCGGCAAGATCAAGCAACGGGTCAGCCTGCCGTTGGTGGCCGATATCCACTTCGATTACCAGATTGCGCTGCGGGTCGCTGAGCTCGGTGTCGATTGCCTGCGTATCAATCCCGGTAACATCGGCCGCGAAGACCGTGTGCGCGCCGTCGTCGAAGCGGCGCGCGATCGGGGCATACCGATCCGCATCGGCGTTAATGCCGGCTCTCTGGAAAAGGACCTGCAGAAGAAATATGGCGAACCCACGCCCGAAGCGCTGGTGGAGTCGGCCCTGCGTCATGTCGAGCACCTCGACCGGCTGAACTTCCCCGACTTCAAGGTCAGCGTGAAAGCCTCCGACGTGTTCATGGCTGTTGCGGCGTATCGCTTGCTGGCGGACAAGATCGAGCAACCGCTGCACCTGGGCATCACCGAGGCGGGTGGCCTGCGGTCCGGAACCGTGAAGTCGGCGGTCGGCCTGGGCATGCTGCTAGCCGAAGGCATCGGCGACACCATTCGGATTTCGCTGGCAGCCGATCCGGTCGAGGAGATCAAGGTCGGTTTCGACATTCTCAAATCGTTGCGTCTGCGCTCGCGCGGCATCAACTTCATTGCCTGTCCCAGCTGCTCGCGGCAGAACTTCGACGTGGTCAAGACCATGAACGAACTGGAAGGGCGGCTCGACGACCTGTTGGTTCCGATGGACGTCGCCGTGATCGGTTGCGTGGTCAATGGTCCGGGGGAGGCCAAGGAGGCGCATATCGGGCTGACCGGCGGTACCCCTAACAACCTCATTTATATCGACGGCAAACCCGCGCAGAAGCTGAACAACGAAAACCTGGTCGACGAGCTGGAGCAGCTGATCCGCCGCAAGGCCAGCGAAAAGGCTGAGTCCGATGCCGCGCTGATCCTGCGTAGCTGA
- a CDS encoding RodZ domain-containing protein, producing the protein MIAPHSETAAPTALGNPGETLRAARESKNWSLASVAKQLNLSERSLSQIEAGDFSQMPGHTFARGYVRAYAKLLGLDQNRLVQQFDQHTGTDATGSSVNSLGHIDEPVRLSRSMVRFFTLLLTLVIAVGAYLWWQDRTARNAAGPSVTALERIEVEAADGTTEIHLLDRADEPEEPAASEPAASEPSATEAEPVDQAPPTAEGAESPVAESPAADASAQAAETAPTGETEAAPAVTETPTVAAEPTPVAPGEGRLTLDYSADCWTRITDADGKVLYSGLAKGGSSRTLVGKTPLDVHLGFASGVQVSFNGEPVSLSGKTRGETARLKLGQ; encoded by the coding sequence ATGATAGCGCCCCATTCCGAGACCGCTGCCCCGACGGCCCTGGGCAATCCAGGTGAGACCCTTCGTGCTGCCCGCGAGAGCAAGAACTGGTCGCTTGCGTCGGTCGCCAAGCAGCTCAACCTGTCGGAACGCTCGCTCAGTCAGATCGAGGCCGGCGATTTCAGTCAGATGCCCGGGCATACCTTTGCCCGTGGCTATGTTCGTGCTTACGCCAAACTGCTGGGATTGGACCAGAATCGGCTGGTGCAGCAGTTCGATCAACATACCGGTACCGATGCCACGGGCAGTAGCGTCAATAGCCTCGGGCACATCGACGAACCCGTGCGTCTTTCGCGTAGCATGGTGCGTTTTTTCACATTGCTGCTGACGCTGGTAATCGCGGTCGGTGCCTATCTCTGGTGGCAGGATCGTACTGCCCGTAACGCCGCCGGACCTTCGGTTACGGCTCTCGAGCGAATCGAGGTGGAGGCGGCAGACGGCACGACCGAAATTCATCTGCTGGATCGCGCTGACGAGCCGGAGGAGCCTGCCGCCAGCGAACCCGCAGCAAGCGAGCCGTCCGCAACGGAAGCTGAGCCGGTAGATCAGGCCCCGCCGACCGCCGAGGGCGCGGAATCGCCAGTGGCGGAGTCGCCGGCAGCCGACGCATCTGCACAGGCGGCCGAAACAGCACCTACCGGCGAGACCGAGGCCGCGCCTGCCGTGACGGAAACCCCGACAGTCGCCGCCGAGCCAACGCCCGTCGCTCCGGGGGAGGGCCGGCTCACCCTGGACTACAGCGCAGACTGCTGGACACGAATCACCGACGCGGACGGCAAGGTGCTTTACAGCGGCCTGGCCAAGGGGGGTAGCAGCCGCACACTGGTTGGCAAAACCCCTCTGGACGTGCACCTGGGCTTTGCATCCGGTGTGCAGGTCAGCTTCAACGGCGAACCCGTCAGTCTTTCTGGCAAAACGCGTGGCGAAACCGCGCGTCTCAAGCTCGGACAGTAA
- the pilW gene encoding type IV pilus biogenesis/stability protein PilW, translating to MILRVALLFLLVGLMAGCVSSGSGNPMRTSEGRDEARDAYIQLGIGYLQEGESSRAKTPLRKALEIDPNSADAHAALALVFQNEMENQLADEHYRKALSSRNDARILNNYGSFLFEQQRYEEAMERFSKAAEDNLYPGRSRVFQNMGMTALKLGQRSQAETYFTRALRLDSRQPGALLELAIMAYEDKQYVPAKRYYDGFSSLSEQTARSLLLGIRLAKIHQDRDQAASLALQLKRLYPGTPEYQQFLSEQR from the coding sequence ATGATCCTGCGCGTTGCGCTGCTGTTCTTGCTCGTTGGCCTCATGGCTGGCTGCGTATCTTCCGGGTCGGGCAATCCGATGCGTACTTCGGAAGGCCGCGACGAGGCGCGAGATGCCTACATCCAGCTGGGTATCGGCTACTTGCAGGAAGGCGAGTCCTCGCGAGCGAAAACACCGCTGCGCAAGGCTTTGGAGATCGACCCCAACAGCGCGGATGCGCATGCAGCGCTGGCCCTGGTATTCCAGAACGAAATGGAAAACCAGCTGGCCGATGAGCATTATCGCAAGGCTTTGTCGAGCCGCAACGACGCTCGTATCCTCAACAACTACGGCAGCTTTCTGTTCGAGCAGCAGCGCTACGAAGAAGCCATGGAGCGCTTCTCCAAAGCTGCCGAAGACAACCTGTACCCTGGTCGTTCACGTGTCTTCCAGAACATGGGCATGACCGCGTTGAAGCTTGGCCAGCGTTCACAGGCCGAAACCTATTTCACGCGCGCCTTGCGTCTCGATAGCCGGCAGCCAGGCGCGCTTCTCGAACTGGCGATCATGGCCTACGAGGACAAGCAATACGTTCCGGCGAAGCGCTATTACGATGGGTTCAGCAGCCTTTCCGAGCAGACGGCGCGCAGTCTGCTGTTAGGCATTCGTCTGGCGAAAATCCATCAGGACCGGGACCAGGCGGCGAGCCTGGCGTTGCAGCTCAAGCGCCTCTACCCGGGCACGCCTGAATATCAACAGTTTCTTTCGGAGCAACGATGA
- the rlmN gene encoding 23S rRNA (adenine(2503)-C(2))-methyltransferase RlmN — protein sequence MTVMTGKVNLLGLTQPQLESFFDSIGEKRFRAGQVMKWIHHFGVDDFDAMSNIGKALREKLKACAEIRGPEIVSEDISTDGTRKWVVRVASGSCVETVYIPQGGRGTLCVSSQAGCALDCSFCSTGKQGFNSNLTAAEVIGQVWIANKSFGTIPAKIDRAITNVVMMGMGEPLLNFDNVVAAMQIMMDDLGYGISKRKVTLSTSGVVPMIDELSKVIDVSLALSLHAPNDALRDQLVPINKKYPLDMLLAACQRYISNLGEKRVLTIEYTLLQGVNDQPEHAEEMVTLLAKIPCKINLIPFNPFPHSGYERPSNNAIRRFQDILHKAGHNVTVRTTRGEDIDAACGQLVGQVLDRTRRSERYIAVRQLQSEPVPAPAATNRS from the coding sequence ATGACCGTTATGACCGGTAAAGTAAATTTGCTGGGGCTGACTCAGCCTCAGTTGGAAAGCTTCTTCGATTCGATCGGGGAGAAGCGTTTTCGCGCCGGGCAGGTGATGAAATGGATTCACCATTTTGGCGTCGATGACTTCGACGCCATGAGCAACATCGGCAAGGCTTTGCGCGAGAAGCTCAAGGCCTGCGCCGAGATTCGCGGCCCCGAGATCGTCAGCGAGGACATCTCCACCGACGGCACCCGTAAATGGGTCGTGCGTGTGGCTTCGGGTAGCTGTGTGGAAACCGTCTACATTCCGCAAGGTGGGCGTGGGACGCTCTGCGTTTCGTCCCAGGCTGGCTGTGCGCTGGATTGCAGCTTTTGCTCGACGGGCAAGCAAGGCTTCAACAGCAACCTCACCGCCGCTGAAGTCATCGGCCAGGTATGGATCGCCAACAAGTCCTTCGGCACCATTCCGGCCAAAATCGATCGCGCCATCACCAACGTCGTCATGATGGGGATGGGCGAGCCCTTGCTGAACTTCGACAACGTCGTCGCCGCCATGCAGATCATGATGGACGATCTCGGTTACGGTATTTCCAAGCGCAAAGTGACGCTGTCGACATCCGGCGTGGTGCCGATGATCGATGAGTTGTCCAAGGTGATCGATGTCTCTCTGGCGCTGTCGCTGCATGCACCGAACGATGCGCTGCGTGACCAGTTGGTACCGATCAACAAGAAATATCCGTTGGATATGCTGCTTGCGGCTTGCCAGCGCTACATTTCCAACCTGGGCGAGAAGCGAGTTCTCACCATCGAATACACGCTCTTGCAGGGCGTCAACGACCAGCCCGAGCATGCCGAAGAGATGGTCACGTTGCTGGCCAAAATTCCCTGCAAGATCAATCTGATTCCGTTCAACCCCTTCCCGCATTCCGGATATGAGCGGCCGAGCAACAATGCGATCCGTCGTTTTCAGGACATCCTGCATAAAGCCGGGCACAATGTGACGGTTCGGACGACACGGGGCGAAGACATCGACGCTGCGTGTGGCCAACTGGTTGGGCAGGTGCTGGATCGAACACGCCGAAGCGAGCGCTACATCGCGGTGCGACAGCTGCAATCAGAGCCCGTGCCGGCACCCGCTGCTACGAATCGTTCCTGA
- the ndk gene encoding nucleoside-diphosphate kinase produces the protein MALQRTFSIIKPDAVAKNVIGEITSRFEKAGLRVVASKMVQLSEREAGGFYAEHSERGFFKDLVAFMVSGPVIVQVLEGEDAIAKNRELMGATNPKEAAPGTIRADFAVSIDENAVHGSDSEASAAREIAYFFSATEVCARIR, from the coding sequence ATGGCCCTGCAACGCACTTTCTCCATCATCAAGCCTGACGCTGTCGCCAAGAACGTTATCGGCGAAATCACTTCCCGGTTCGAAAAGGCCGGCCTGCGCGTCGTCGCTTCCAAGATGGTCCAGCTGTCCGAGCGTGAAGCCGGTGGTTTCTATGCTGAGCACAGCGAGCGCGGCTTCTTCAAGGATCTGGTTGCCTTCATGGTCTCCGGCCCGGTCATCGTCCAGGTACTCGAGGGTGAAGACGCTATCGCCAAGAACCGCGAGCTGATGGGCGCGACCAATCCTAAAGAAGCGGCTCCGGGCACCATTCGCGCCGATTTCGCCGTATCGATCGATGAGAACGCGGTTCACGGTTCCGACTCCGAAGCCTCCGCTGCTCGCGAAATCGCCTATTTCTTCTCCGCCACCGAAGTGTGTGCCCGCATTCGCTAA
- the iscX gene encoding Fe-S cluster assembly protein IscX encodes MALKWTDVLDIAIELAERKPDVDPRYVNFVELHRWVVELPDFEDDPQRGGEKVLEAIQAAWIEEQ; translated from the coding sequence ATGGCGCTGAAATGGACTGATGTGCTGGATATCGCGATTGAACTGGCTGAGCGCAAGCCGGACGTGGATCCGCGTTATGTGAATTTTGTCGAGCTGCACCGCTGGGTGGTCGAATTGCCGGATTTCGAGGACGACCCGCAACGTGGTGGTGAGAAGGTGCTGGAAGCTATCCAGGCGGCCTGGATAGAGGAGCAATAG
- the fdx gene encoding ISC system 2Fe-2S type ferredoxin encodes MPQIVFLPNADHCPEGAVVEAQPGETVLDAALRNGIDIEHACEKSCACTTCHVVIREGFASLEASDELEDDMLDKAWGLEPTSRLSCQAAVADVDLVVEIPKYTINQVSEGH; translated from the coding sequence ATGCCGCAGATTGTTTTTCTACCAAACGCTGATCATTGTCCCGAGGGGGCGGTGGTGGAAGCGCAGCCCGGTGAGACGGTGCTCGATGCTGCATTGCGGAACGGCATCGATATCGAGCATGCCTGTGAAAAGTCCTGTGCATGTACGACCTGTCACGTCGTGATTCGTGAGGGTTTCGCGTCGCTGGAGGCTTCGGACGAGCTGGAAGATGACATGCTGGACAAGGCGTGGGGGCTCGAGCCCACTTCTCGGCTGTCCTGTCAGGCCGCTGTCGCGGATGTCGATCTGGTGGTCGAAATTCCGAAGTACACGATCAACCAAGTCTCCGAAGGCCATTGA
- the hscA gene encoding Fe-S protein assembly chaperone HscA: protein MALLQIAEPGQSPQPHQRRLAVGIDLGTTNSLVAALRSGVTAPLADADGEVILPSAVRYHPDHVEVGHSAKQAAASDPLNTILSVKRLMGRGVGDVKQLGGQLPYRFSEGQSQMPFIETVQGAKSPVEVSAEILRTLRERAEAVLGGELVGAVITVPAYFDEAQRQATKDAARLANLNVLRLLNEPTAAAVAYGLDRAAEGVVAIYDLGGGTFDISILRLTQGVFEVLATGGDTALGGDDFDHAVAGWILAQADASQDLDPGAQREVLKIACDAKEKLSNADSVEVRYGDWHGALTREIFNELIDPLIALSLKSCRRALRDSFVELDEVHAVVMVGGSTRVPRVRERVGEMFGRDPLTDIDPDQVVAIGAAIQAETLAGNNRDGEELLLLDVIPLSLGLETMGGLMEKIIPRNTTIPVARAQDFTTYKDGQSAMMIHVLQGERELIADCRSLARFELRGIPPMVAGAAKIRVTFQVDADGLLSVSARELASGVESSIQVKPSYGLTDGEIARMLEDSFHKAGEDKAARALREQLVDAQRLLEAVEGALAADGDRLLSGEEREAIESQMQRLQALLESDDGVAIERQVKRLSQITDAFAARRLDSTVKAALAGRRLNDIEE, encoded by the coding sequence ATGGCCTTACTTCAGATAGCTGAACCCGGACAAAGCCCGCAACCCCACCAGCGTCGTTTGGCAGTTGGCATCGATCTGGGCACCACCAATTCGCTTGTGGCTGCCCTGCGTAGCGGTGTCACGGCGCCACTGGCCGATGCCGACGGCGAGGTGATACTGCCCTCTGCAGTGCGTTATCACCCCGATCACGTCGAAGTGGGGCATAGCGCCAAGCAAGCCGCGGCCAGCGATCCATTGAACACCATCCTGTCGGTAAAGCGCCTGATGGGGCGTGGTGTCGGTGACGTGAAGCAGCTCGGTGGACAATTGCCTTATCGCTTCAGCGAAGGGCAGTCGCAGATGCCGTTCATCGAGACGGTCCAGGGCGCCAAGAGCCCAGTGGAAGTCTCGGCCGAGATATTGCGCACGCTGCGCGAACGGGCCGAAGCCGTGCTGGGTGGAGAGCTGGTCGGGGCTGTGATCACAGTGCCGGCGTATTTCGATGAGGCGCAGCGGCAGGCCACCAAGGATGCTGCCCGGCTGGCCAACCTGAATGTGCTGCGCCTGCTCAACGAGCCTACCGCCGCGGCTGTCGCCTATGGTCTGGACCGCGCGGCGGAAGGCGTCGTGGCGATCTATGACCTGGGCGGTGGCACGTTCGATATCTCGATCTTGCGTCTGACTCAGGGCGTGTTCGAGGTACTGGCGACCGGCGGAGACACGGCGCTGGGCGGCGATGATTTCGACCATGCCGTTGCCGGCTGGATACTGGCGCAGGCTGATGCCTCGCAGGATCTCGATCCTGGCGCGCAGCGCGAAGTGCTGAAGATCGCATGCGATGCAAAGGAAAAGCTCAGCAATGCGGACTCCGTCGAGGTGCGTTATGGCGATTGGCATGGCGCGCTGACCCGAGAAATATTCAATGAGCTGATTGATCCGCTGATCGCGCTGAGCCTCAAGTCCTGTCGGCGCGCGCTGCGCGATTCGTTCGTCGAGCTGGACGAGGTGCATGCGGTCGTCATGGTGGGTGGCTCCACGCGGGTGCCTCGCGTGCGCGAGCGGGTCGGCGAAATGTTCGGTCGCGATCCGCTGACCGATATCGATCCCGATCAAGTCGTCGCCATCGGTGCGGCGATTCAGGCCGAGACGCTGGCTGGCAACAACCGGGATGGCGAGGAGCTTTTGCTGCTCGATGTGATTCCGCTGTCGCTGGGACTGGAAACCATGGGCGGGCTGATGGAGAAGATCATCCCCCGTAACACCACGATCCCCGTTGCCCGAGCGCAGGATTTCACCACGTACAAAGATGGCCAGTCGGCCATGATGATTCACGTCCTGCAGGGCGAGCGCGAACTTATCGCCGACTGCCGCTCGTTGGCGCGCTTCGAGCTGCGCGGTATCCCGCCGATGGTGGCCGGCGCCGCGAAGATTCGTGTGACCTTCCAGGTCGATGCCGATGGCTTGCTCAGCGTGTCGGCGCGCGAGTTGGCCTCTGGCGTCGAGTCGAGCATCCAGGTGAAACCTTCCTACGGTCTGACCGATGGAGAAATCGCGCGGATGTTGGAAGACTCCTTTCACAAGGCCGGCGAAGACAAGGCGGCGCGTGCCCTGCGCGAGCAACTGGTGGATGCGCAGCGGTTGCTCGAAGCGGTCGAAGGCGCTCTGGCAGCCGACGGCGATCGCCTGCTCAGTGGCGAGGAGCGCGAAGCCATCGAGTCGCAAATGCAGCGTTTGCAAGCGCTGCTCGAAAGCGATGATGGCGTTGCCATCGAGCGGCAAGTCAAGCGCTTGAGCCAGATCACCGATGCCTTCGCCGCGCGCAGGCTCGACTCCACCGTCAAGGCTGCACTGGCCGGACGGCGGCTTAACGACATCGAGGAATGA